A window of the candidate division WOR-3 bacterium genome harbors these coding sequences:
- the glgB gene encoding 1,4-alpha-glucan branching protein GlgB: MIRDTPNIDSLKNCQVIYGPSLFSDLDIYLFKQGNHFKLYEKLGAHMMTVDNLTGTYFAVWAPNAQQVSVIGDFNNWNPNSHPLAVRWDESGIWEGFIPNVSKGMLYKYHIVSKYNNYQVDKGDPFAFYWEIAPKTASIVWDLKYDWQDNRWMKSRHKYNNLNAPISIYEVHLGSWQRKENNQFLTYRELVKPLVDYVRKMKFTHIEFLPIMEHPFYGSWGYQILGYFAPTSRYGTPQDLMFLIDELHKHNIGVILDWVPSHFPNDLHGLAFFDGTHLYEHQDPKKGFHPDWKSHIFNYGRNEVRSFLISSALFWLDKFHCDGLRIDAVASMLYLDYSRKDGEWIPNEFGGRENLEAISFIKRLNEVVYQEYPDVQTIAEESTAWPMVTRPVYVGGLGFGLKWNMGWMHDTLEYMNKDPIYRKFHHNQLTFSIWYAFSENFLLPLSHDEVVYGKGSLLSKMPGDDWQKFANLRLLLGYMFTHPGKKLIFMGGEFGQWQEWSHEKSLDWELVKHSPHQAIQRWLQDLNKLYQQEPALYQTDFQSSGFEWIDCNDADNSVISYLRKDSSGNEIIAVVCNFTPVPRENYRIGVPKSGFWQELLNSDAKEYGGSGIGNLGGVNSNPTAWHNRPYSLLLTLPPLSALILKYNPNRNNNNNS, translated from the coding sequence ATGATACGAGATACGCCAAACATTGATTCGCTTAAAAATTGCCAAGTCATTTATGGCCCGTCGTTGTTTTCTGACCTGGATATTTATCTTTTCAAGCAAGGCAACCATTTCAAATTGTATGAAAAACTTGGTGCGCATATGATGACGGTTGACAATCTTACCGGCACTTATTTTGCTGTTTGGGCGCCAAATGCTCAACAAGTTTCAGTAATCGGTGATTTCAATAATTGGAATCCTAACTCCCATCCTTTAGCCGTGCGTTGGGACGAATCCGGTATCTGGGAAGGTTTTATTCCAAATGTTTCGAAAGGCATGCTTTATAAATATCATATCGTCTCAAAGTATAATAATTATCAAGTTGATAAAGGTGACCCGTTTGCTTTTTACTGGGAAATTGCACCCAAAACCGCATCTATTGTCTGGGATTTGAAATATGATTGGCAGGATAATCGCTGGATGAAGTCTCGTCATAAATACAACAATTTGAATGCGCCAATTTCTATTTATGAAGTGCATCTCGGCTCTTGGCAGAGAAAAGAGAATAATCAATTCTTAACTTATCGCGAATTGGTAAAACCGCTTGTCGACTATGTTAGGAAGATGAAATTTACCCATATTGAGTTTTTACCCATAATGGAACACCCATTTTATGGCTCTTGGGGTTATCAGATTCTTGGTTATTTTGCTCCCACCAGTCGTTATGGCACACCTCAAGATTTAATGTTTTTGATTGACGAACTGCATAAACATAATATCGGTGTGATTTTAGATTGGGTGCCTTCTCATTTTCCGAATGACCTTCACGGCTTAGCATTTTTTGATGGCACACATCTATATGAACACCAAGACCCGAAAAAAGGTTTTCATCCTGATTGGAAAAGTCATATTTTCAATTACGGCAGAAATGAAGTCCGCTCCTTTCTGATTAGCAGTGCTCTATTTTGGCTGGATAAATTCCATTGTGATGGATTAAGAATCGATGCAGTGGCTTCAATGCTCTATTTAGATTATTCGCGTAAAGATGGCGAATGGATTCCCAATGAATTTGGTGGTCGAGAAAATCTTGAAGCAATTAGTTTTATTAAACGATTAAATGAAGTTGTCTATCAAGAGTATCCTGATGTGCAGACAATTGCAGAAGAATCAACTGCCTGGCCAATGGTGACGCGACCGGTTTATGTTGGCGGATTAGGTTTTGGTCTGAAATGGAATATGGGATGGATGCACGATACTTTAGAATATATGAATAAAGACCCAATTTACCGTAAGTTCCATCATAATCAATTAACCTTTAGCATCTGGTATGCTTTCTCAGAAAATTTCTTGTTACCACTATCTCATGATGAAGTCGTTTATGGTAAGGGTTCGTTATTGTCAAAGATGCCTGGCGATGACTGGCAGAAGTTCGCTAATCTTCGATTGCTTTTAGGTTATATGTTCACGCATCCTGGGAAAAAACTCATCTTTATGGGTGGAGAATTTGGCCAATGGCAGGAATGGTCACACGAAAAAAGTTTAGATTGGGAATTAGTTAAACACTCTCCGCACCAAGCAATCCAAAGATGGCTACAAGACTTAAATAAATTATACCAGCAAGAACCAGCCTTATACCAAACCGATTTTCAGTCTTCCGGTTTTGAATGGATTGATTGTAATGATGCGGATAATAGTGTTATCAGTTATCTAAGAAAAGATAGTTCAGGTAATGAAATAATTGCCGTAGTCTGTAATTTTACACCTGTGCCCAGAGAAAATTATCGGATTGGAGTGCCCAAATCTGGTTTTTGGCAAGAACTACTTAATAGCGATGCTAAAGAATATGGTGGCAGTGGCATTGGTAATTTAGGCGGGGTCAATTCTAATCCAACCGCATGGCATAACCGACCTTATTCTTTACTCTTAACATTACCTCCTCTATCCGCTTTAATATTAAAATATAATCCCAATAGAAATAATAATAATAACTCGTAA
- a CDS encoding DUF3536 domain-containing protein, which translates to MNRYICIHGHFYQPLRENPWTNKIDNETSAFPYNDWNQRITAECYKPNLSAPIIDKKGTVIKRINNYTKINFDFGPTLLAWLEKNEPEVYTAIIESDQQSQKNFAGNGSAIAQAYNHIIMPLGNEQDKRTQVYWAIKDFEYRFKRKPIGIWLPETAVDIKTLEILAELDIKFTILSPHQAKRTRKIGSDQWIETNGNIDTKQVYLCKLPSTKTINLFFYNKTISTDVAFNNLLSNGEVFAQRLGNEFMGDTRPQLVHIATDGETYGHHHRFGEMALAYCLDYIETNQLAHLTNYSEYLAKYPAEYEVEIIENTSWSCAHGIERWRSNCGCCTGTHPNWHQNWRTPLRNAMDWLRDKIIEITEPIAHQYTNNFWHARNDYIEILLNPNPVIVSQFINKHCKKELSSQEITKLLKILEIQYNTLLMFTSCGWYFDDISGLETIQILRYAGRAIQLTREITSIDLESEYQKMLESAPSNVEAYQNGSKVYEIFVRPYTSS; encoded by the coding sequence ATGAACCGCTATATCTGTATTCATGGCCATTTTTACCAACCCTTAAGAGAAAATCCCTGGACTAATAAGATAGATAATGAAACTTCAGCATTTCCTTACAATGATTGGAACCAAAGAATTACTGCCGAGTGCTATAAACCGAATCTTTCCGCACCAATTATTGATAAAAAAGGCACTGTTATCAAAAGAATCAATAACTATACCAAAATCAATTTTGATTTTGGTCCAACTTTACTTGCTTGGTTGGAAAAGAATGAACCTGAAGTCTATACAGCAATTATTGAATCTGACCAACAAAGCCAAAAAAACTTTGCTGGCAATGGTTCTGCAATTGCGCAAGCCTATAATCATATTATTATGCCTTTAGGTAATGAGCAAGATAAAAGAACTCAAGTTTATTGGGCAATAAAAGATTTCGAGTACCGATTCAAACGAAAACCCATCGGAATATGGCTACCAGAAACTGCAGTGGATATAAAAACACTTGAGATCTTAGCCGAACTTGATATTAAATTTACAATTCTTTCACCTCATCAAGCAAAACGAACTCGCAAAATCGGTAGTGACCAATGGATTGAAACTAATGGCAATATCGACACGAAACAGGTCTATCTCTGTAAATTACCCAGCACAAAAACAATCAATCTATTTTTCTATAACAAGACAATTTCGACTGATGTTGCGTTTAATAATCTTTTATCCAATGGTGAGGTCTTTGCGCAAAGATTAGGAAATGAGTTTATGGGTGATACCCGACCCCAATTAGTTCATATTGCGACTGATGGCGAAACCTATGGCCATCACCATCGTTTTGGCGAAATGGCTTTAGCCTATTGTCTTGATTATATTGAAACTAACCAATTAGCACATCTCACGAATTATTCAGAATATTTGGCCAAATATCCTGCAGAATATGAAGTTGAAATTATTGAAAATACATCCTGGAGTTGTGCGCATGGTATTGAAAGATGGCGGTCAAATTGTGGCTGTTGCACTGGAACCCATCCGAATTGGCACCAAAATTGGCGCACACCTTTAAGAAATGCTATGGATTGGTTACGAGATAAAATCATTGAAATAACTGAACCGATTGCTCATCAATATACTAATAACTTTTGGCATGCCCGAAACGACTATATTGAAATCCTTCTAAATCCCAACCCTGTGATAGTTAGCCAATTCATCAATAAACATTGCAAAAAAGAATTATCATCTCAAGAAATTACCAAACTACTAAAAATCTTAGAGATTCAATATAATACTCTATTAATGTTTACCAGTTGTGGTTGGTATTTTGATGACATCTCTGGTCTTGAGACAATTCAAATCTTAAGATATGCTGGTCGAGCCATTCAACTCACAAGAGAAATCACGAGCATTGATTTAGAATCTGAATATCAGAAGATGCTTGAAT
- a CDS encoding class I SAM-dependent rRNA methyltransferase → MPKRVHVIRKKSRQRHFWIFSNEVKKVEGNPQTGDVVFVYEHNHFIGSGLYNKNSLIRIRLYSEKKEPLNVNFFEERIRKAYAYRKTILPNENDFRLVYGESDGIPGVVIDKYANTFVLQTYSAGMDLRQNLIVSALKNIFNPTAIFEKNDFRLRDNEKLPRRESLLYGDILAPVIISENGVKYIVNIQAGQKTGFFYDQRITRQKVQAMSKDKSVLDVFCYTGGFSLNAAKGGAKEVLGIDASEPALELARENAKLNKLHNVCKFIKGDAFVVLRELNQEKRKFDIIVLDPPPFFKKLSEKPQGIKGYKDINLQAMKLLAEGGVLVSCTCSHYLFWQDLLDVLSQAAQDTGKTFKIIDRTTQGPDHPVLLNMPESEYLRCFFLEVY, encoded by the coding sequence ATGCCGAAAAGGGTTCATGTTATCCGAAAAAAATCACGGCAACGCCATTTTTGGATTTTCTCTAACGAAGTCAAAAAAGTTGAAGGCAATCCCCAAACCGGTGATGTGGTCTTTGTCTATGAGCACAACCATTTCATTGGTAGCGGACTTTATAATAAAAATTCCCTAATTCGCATTCGGCTCTATTCGGAAAAAAAAGAACCGCTCAATGTAAATTTTTTTGAGGAACGAATACGAAAAGCCTATGCCTATCGCAAAACCATTTTACCGAATGAAAACGATTTTCGTTTGGTCTATGGTGAAAGCGACGGTATTCCAGGAGTAGTGATTGACAAGTATGCTAATACTTTTGTCTTACAAACTTATTCAGCCGGAATGGATCTGCGCCAGAATTTAATTGTCTCGGCACTGAAAAATATCTTTAATCCGACCGCAATCTTTGAAAAGAATGATTTTCGTTTACGCGACAATGAAAAATTACCCCGACGGGAAAGTCTACTTTATGGCGATATTTTAGCCCCGGTGATAATTTCCGAAAATGGCGTAAAGTATATCGTCAACATCCAAGCCGGACAAAAGACCGGTTTCTTTTATGACCAAAGAATCACTCGGCAAAAAGTGCAAGCAATGAGTAAAGATAAATCGGTCTTAGATGTCTTCTGTTATACTGGTGGTTTTTCTTTGAATGCGGCAAAAGGTGGGGCTAAAGAAGTGCTGGGCATTGATGCTTCCGAACCCGCCTTAGAATTAGCCCGAGAAAATGCCAAACTTAATAAACTCCACAATGTTTGTAAATTTATCAAAGGCGATGCTTTTGTCGTCTTAAGAGAACTCAACCAAGAAAAACGCAAGTTTGATATTATTGTCTTAGACCCACCACCATTTTTTAAGAAACTCTCAGAAAAACCGCAAGGCATTAAAGGTTATAAAGATATTAACTTGCAAGCCATGAAACTTTTAGCCGAAGGTGGAGTTTTAGTAAGTTGCACTTGTTCCCATTATCTTTTCTGGCAGGACTTATTAGATGTCTTATCCCAAGCCGCACAAGATACTGGTAAAACTTTTAAGATTATTGACCGCACCACTCAAGGACCTGACCATCCAGTGCTGTTAAATATGCCGGAAAGTGAATACCTGCGCTGTTTTTTCTTAGAAGTATACTAA
- the fusA gene encoding elongation factor G — protein sequence MEYLTKIRNIGIAAHIDAGKTTTTERILFYTGKIYRMGEVDEGSATMDWMDQEKERGITITAAATTCFWREHQINIIDTPGHVDFTIEVERSLKVLDGVVVVFCGVGGVEPQSETVWRQADKYKVPRIAFINKLDRIGADFFRVLSMMQEKFALTPVAIQLPIGSENDFQGCIDLIYEKAFIWLDETLGAEFREVEIPEEKKYLVKEYREKIIDTLSHYDETILEKYLSGIKITAEDLIKSIRKLTINLKIVPVLCGSALKNKGVQKLLDAIVDFLPSPVDIPPMKGINPNTKNEETRPADPKAPFSALVFKIANDPHRGYLSYIRVYSGKIEEKSQVLVVPTMEKVRISKLLVMHANYKQEVEKLQAGEIGAVVGIKEIKTGYTLSNILHPIAFEPMEFPEPVVFLAIEPKTKSDATKLSDALNTLTVEDPTLKIKVNPETEETILSGMGELHLEVTLERLKREFGVACHIGKPQVSYRETITKSTSAEGRFIRQTGGKGQYGVVTLQLEPAESGVYIINEIKEGVIPKEFIPAIESGIQDSINTGVLAGYPITNIAVHIIDGAYHEVDSSELSFKIAATMAFRDAFLKGNPTFLEPIMDLEVVTPDAYLGSIVADLSARRGKVVSVESIKGHKIIHGLVPLAETFGYTTALRSLTQGRATHSLQFSHYEILPDELKTKIFPYLANILNPT from the coding sequence ATGGAATATTTAACTAAGATAAGAAATATTGGGATTGCGGCGCATATTGATGCCGGAAAAACGACGACCACTGAGCGCATTCTTTTTTATACAGGCAAAATCTATCGGATGGGCGAAGTTGATGAAGGCTCAGCAACAATGGACTGGATGGACCAAGAAAAAGAGCGAGGCATCACGATTACCGCAGCAGCAACAACTTGTTTTTGGCGAGAACACCAAATTAATATTATTGATACACCAGGTCATGTTGATTTCACGATTGAAGTTGAGCGTTCGTTAAAAGTTTTAGATGGAGTCGTGGTCGTCTTTTGTGGTGTTGGTGGTGTCGAGCCTCAATCCGAAACCGTATGGCGTCAAGCCGATAAATACAAAGTTCCCCGAATTGCCTTTATCAATAAACTTGACCGCATTGGAGCTGATTTCTTTCGGGTCTTAAGTATGATGCAGGAGAAATTCGCTTTGACTCCTGTTGCTATTCAATTGCCGATAGGCAGTGAAAATGATTTTCAAGGTTGTATTGATTTAATCTATGAAAAGGCATTTATATGGCTTGACGAAACTCTTGGAGCTGAATTTCGAGAAGTTGAGATTCCTGAGGAAAAAAAATATTTAGTCAAAGAGTATCGGGAAAAAATTATTGACACCTTGAGCCATTATGATGAGACAATTTTGGAAAAATACTTATCAGGTATTAAGATTACTGCTGAGGATTTAATTAAGAGTATTCGCAAATTAACTATTAACTTAAAAATTGTGCCGGTCTTATGTGGAAGTGCTTTGAAAAATAAAGGCGTGCAGAAACTTTTGGATGCGATTGTCGATTTCTTACCATCACCAGTAGATATTCCACCAATGAAAGGTATTAATCCCAACACAAAGAATGAAGAGACTCGACCCGCAGACCCAAAAGCACCGTTCTCAGCACTGGTTTTCAAAATTGCTAATGACCCGCATCGCGGTTATCTATCCTATATTCGAGTCTATTCGGGTAAAATTGAAGAAAAAAGTCAGGTCTTGGTTGTGCCTACGATGGAGAAAGTCCGCATTTCGAAACTGTTAGTGATGCATGCTAATTATAAACAAGAAGTTGAAAAACTCCAGGCGGGTGAGATTGGCGCGGTTGTTGGGATTAAAGAAATTAAGACCGGCTATACCTTGTCCAATATTTTACATCCGATTGCTTTTGAGCCAATGGAATTTCCGGAACCGGTTGTGTTTTTAGCCATTGAACCGAAGACTAAAAGTGATGCGACAAAATTATCTGATGCCCTCAATACTTTAACCGTTGAAGACCCGACACTGAAAATTAAAGTCAATCCTGAAACTGAAGAGACGATTCTTTCAGGTATGGGCGAATTACACTTAGAGGTTACTTTGGAACGATTAAAAAGAGAATTTGGTGTTGCCTGTCATATTGGAAAACCGCAAGTCTCTTATCGGGAGACAATTACAAAATCAACTTCCGCAGAAGGCAGATTCATCCGTCAAACTGGTGGAAAGGGACAGTATGGTGTAGTTACTTTACAATTAGAACCCGCAGAAAGCGGTGTTTATATCATCAATGAAATAAAAGAAGGAGTTATACCCAAAGAGTTTATTCCGGCAATTGAAAGTGGGATTCAAGATAGTATTAATACCGGTGTTTTAGCCGGTTATCCGATTACTAATATTGCGGTGCATATTATTGATGGTGCTTATCATGAAGTTGACTCCTCAGAGTTATCGTTCAAAATTGCGGCGACAATGGCTTTTCGGGATGCTTTTCTTAAAGGGAATCCGACTTTTTTAGAGCCGATAATGGATTTAGAAGTGGTGACACCTGATGCTTATCTTGGTAGTATTGTGGCAGATTTAAGTGCTCGTAGAGGCAAAGTCGTTTCAGTCGAATCGATAAAGGGGCATAAGATAATCCATGGGCTTGTGCCTTTGGCGGAAACCTTTGGTTATACTACCGCTTTAAGGTCTTTGACTCAAGGCCGAGCAACTCATTCTTTACAATTTTCTCATTATGAAATTTTGCCCGATGAGTTAAAGACTAAAATCTTTCCTTACCTGGCAAATATTCTCAATCCTACTTAG
- a CDS encoding DHH family phosphoesterase, whose product MWQIKPQPLLDWQQLLPELPNKINLRLVQLLVLRNIKSAQEMIKFLNPELSYLHPNTLLPDIEPALHRIQKAIAQKEPILLWGHEDLDGISAIVVLYQTLKAIKGQPLYYIPQKGKERHGLNPDKVQEFQNTGVKLVITVDCGITNNQEIEIIQKSGVDVIVTDHHEVLDKLPNAISNVNPKRLDSQYPFSLLAGVGVALKVALALVEKHLTVSPKEFFSLFTDLLPITALGTIADRVPLIDENRIFTQLGLKALPNVKNNAVNAVFDVVGLSKQNLTVEKFFAEIIPLFGSANGNQACDYFLNQDYDACYQWAQELYKLSQEWREAAKQNCLIAEQVKDMGDGIILVYDERLNLKALGHCAGRLKDAYQLPVVVMGKRNDDWVGECRGINGVDLIAMLKAHSAYFTDFGGHKKACGFTLPKAKLKPFINAVKKYAKEKFVGNIIKENQLIADMILPLDEITDEFKQLAPFGEANPAPVLISPKTNLTKEDGKIIYPPRPELKIECAPNLPVNFSGNTYDILYTFNDNLEITVLDLATAYNGR is encoded by the coding sequence ATGTGGCAAATTAAACCGCAACCTTTATTAGATTGGCAACAATTGTTGCCGGAACTGCCCAATAAAATTAATCTTAGGTTAGTTCAATTGTTAGTCTTAAGAAATATTAAATCCGCTCAGGAAATGATAAAGTTTCTTAATCCCGAACTTTCTTATCTTCATCCCAATACGCTCCTGCCTGATATTGAACCAGCCTTACATCGAATCCAAAAAGCCATTGCGCAAAAAGAACCGATTCTGCTCTGGGGACATGAAGATTTAGATGGTATTTCGGCAATTGTTGTGCTCTATCAAACCTTAAAAGCCATTAAAGGGCAACCATTATATTATATTCCCCAAAAAGGTAAAGAACGCCATGGCTTAAATCCAGATAAAGTCCAAGAGTTTCAAAATACTGGTGTCAAATTAGTAATCACAGTTGATTGTGGTATTACCAATAATCAAGAGATTGAGATAATCCAAAAATCCGGAGTTGATGTTATTGTTACGGACCACCATGAGGTTTTAGATAAATTGCCTAATGCTATATCTAATGTTAATCCCAAACGCCTGGATTCTCAATATCCTTTTTCGTTGCTTGCTGGTGTTGGTGTCGCATTAAAGGTTGCTTTAGCCTTAGTCGAAAAGCACTTAACGGTTAGTCCGAAAGAGTTTTTCTCGCTTTTTACCGATTTATTACCGATTACTGCTTTAGGCACAATTGCCGACCGGGTGCCGTTGATTGATGAGAACCGAATTTTTACCCAGTTAGGACTAAAAGCACTACCTAATGTTAAAAACAATGCAGTTAATGCGGTCTTTGATGTTGTGGGACTGAGCAAACAGAATCTAACCGTTGAAAAATTCTTTGCCGAAATCATTCCATTGTTCGGTTCGGCTAATGGCAATCAAGCCTGCGATTATTTTCTTAACCAAGACTACGATGCTTGTTATCAATGGGCACAGGAATTATACAAACTAAGTCAAGAATGGCGAGAAGCGGCAAAACAGAATTGTCTTATTGCCGAACAAGTCAAAGATATGGGCGATGGTATTATTTTAGTTTATGATGAAAGATTGAACTTAAAAGCCTTAGGCCATTGTGCGGGTCGTCTTAAAGATGCTTATCAACTACCGGTTGTAGTAATGGGCAAAAGAAATGATGACTGGGTTGGTGAATGTCGAGGCATTAATGGTGTTGATTTGATTGCAATGCTTAAAGCTCATAGTGCTTATTTTACTGACTTCGGTGGTCATAAAAAAGCCTGTGGCTTTACCCTACCCAAGGCAAAATTAAAGCCGTTTATCAATGCGGTGAAAAAATATGCTAAGGAAAAATTTGTCGGTAATATCATTAAAGAAAATCAGTTGATTGCGGATATGATTTTACCCTTAGATGAAATCACGGACGAGTTTAAGCAACTGGCACCATTTGGTGAAGCCAATCCGGCACCGGTTTTAATCAGTCCGAAAACTAATCTCACCAAAGAAGATGGTAAGATAATCTATCCTCCAAGACCCGAACTTAAAATTGAATGTGCGCCAAATCTGCCAGTAAACTTCAGTGGCAATACTTATGATATTCTGTATACTTTTAATGATAACTTAGAAATAACTGTATTAGATTTAGCCACCGCGTATAATGGTCGTTAG